The region GAGGGGAGGCCTGAGGAGCCTTGCCGTTGCAACCATATGCAACCTAACGGGGGTGTTCGTCTTCAGGCTGCAGGGGGGCTACAGGGCCTTCAGGCAGTACATCCTCAGGAGAATAGAGGAGATATCGAAAGAGCTCAACCTGGTTGTTGTTTACGGGCCTACGGGAGTGGGTAAAACCCGTATGCTCAGGGAGCTTCAAGCCGAAGGCCTCCCGATTATAGACCTCGAAGGCCTTGCCGGCCACAGGGGCTCGGTATTCGGGGGAATCGGACTCAAACAGCCCACACAGAAAATGTTCGACGCCCTACTTTGGCAGGAACTCGAAAGGCTCAAGAACGCCCCGTTCGTAGTAGTTGAGGGAGAGAGCAAGAAGATAGGGAACCTCCACCTGCCCGACCCCTTCTGGAAGGCCATGGAGCGCGGGCACAAACTTTTAATCACCCTTCCCCTCCAGGAGCGGGTCAAAATCTCCATGGAAGACTACATGGTAAACCGGTTCCAGCCGGAGGTCTACCTCAAAGCCCTGAAGAGAATAGAGAAAATACTGGGAAACGAAAAGTACAGGGAGATTGCAAAGCTCATACAGGAGAGGAACTACCCCGAGGCCGTGAAAGAGCTCATGGTTAACTACTACGATAAGCTCTACAGCCGCTCCATTCCCGAAACGGACTCGGTAATAGAGGCCTCAAACTACGAAGAAGCCAAGGAGAGGCTCAAAAACTACCTGCTCTCCTTGGGAAAGACCCAGCGCTGAGGCCTGTAGGCGCAGTCCCTAACGAAACCTCCCCTTACAACTCTGTTTACACGCCTTTTAAGCCTTTCGGCATCCTTAAAGTGCTCCTCAAAGCCCACCCTCAAGGTGTAGAGGTGCCCTATCTTCTCTACCCTTACGTAGGGAAGACCGGCTTTTTGAAGCTTCTCGGCCTTCCTCTCAAGGGCCCTGAGGTTGGTTCCAGAGGCAACCTGAACGCAGTAGTAGTCCCTTTCGGTAGAGAGAGAAGCTCCCTGGAGCCCCGCCTGAGAGGCTTCTTTCCTCTGAACAGAAGCGTTTTCGGGCCGGCGGCCGGCCGCAACTTTCTCTCCTTGAGAGAGCTTATACTTGGGAGGCAGAATAATGGGTGTGGGCTCTTCCTGCACCGCCTCTTTGGCCTCGACTTTCCTCTCAGTTCCCTCCGAGCCCCCTTTTCGAACGGTCTCCTCCTTTGAAACCGGCTCTTCCTTAACGGAGCTCCGAGGCGGCTCCGGGACGGTTTTGGCAGTTTTACCGGCAGATTCCCTTTCAGCCGGGGCCTCTTCAGTCTGCGACGGGCTCTGCTCTCGGGATTTTTTACCCGTATCGGTGTAAGTAACAGAAAGGGTGTTGCCGCTTTTCATAAGACCGTTTATAACTTTTGGGGAGAAAAAGAGTATCACGGCAGCCGCCACAACCCCTAAGCCTATCAAGAGGAACTTGAGCTTCTTCTTAAACTGGGCGCCCTTTGTGTAGGCCAGAAGCTCCTCCCTAACGGCCTCGTCCTGAGTGTAGTTCATAAACTCGCTGGGAATGGCAACTATCCGACGCCACAGGTACTCCCTAACGATGAACTTCACTATCCAGTCCTGCTCCTTGTCAAGGTCTGTAAACTCACAGTACGTTCCCTCCTCCGTCTTCGTACACCGGAGCTTCAAATCGGGAATAACCACCTCGTAGTAGTTATCAAACGGCACGAGAAGGTCGGCCTCTACCTCCCCCTCCAGCGGAGCCTCAAGCAAAAGCCCCTTAACTCCCCACTTCTTAACTTTTAACTTCTCTCCCTTAACAATCAGGTAAGCCGGAATCTCAAAAAGCGGGTTATTTTCCCCCATCGTACTCCCCTTCAGCTTAACTGAGTTTGGTAAGCAATTTTACTACTCTTTGAACTTTAAAGTTTTCTAACTTAAATTGAGTTCCAGAGGGGTAAAGTCCAAACAGATAAGGAGGGAGAGATGCCCACCGTAGAGGCCCGATACTGGGAGAAGTTAGAAGGCGGAAAAGTAAAGTGCACCTTATGTCCCAGAAACTGTGTAATACCCGAAGGGGGCAGAGGGTTCTGTTTAGTAAGGCGCAACGCCGGCGGTAAGCTGGTAACAACCGTTTACGGCGAGATAACCTCTGCCAACTACGACCCCGTAGAGAAAAAGCCCCTCTACCACTTCTACCCGGGCGCCGTTATCTTCTCGATAGGAACAAACGGCTGCAACCTGGATTGTAAGTCGTGCCAGAACTGGGAGATTTCCCGACAGGACACACCCCACCTAAGGCAAGTTTTGCCGCCAAACGCCCTGCCCGAGCTTGCCTCCAGGTACGGCTCAATAGGGGTTGCCTACACCTACAACGACCCGATAATCTGGTTTGAGTTCGTAAAAGACGCGGCCGAAAAAGTGAAAGAGGCCGGCCTGAAGAACGTGCTCGTAACAAACGGAAACATCTCAATCGAGGCCCTCAGGGAGCTCCTGCCCCTGATAGACGCCTTCAACGTAGACCTCAAAGGCATGGACAGGGAATACTACCTTAAGTTCTCCTCCTTCCCGAACCCCAACGTGTGGCAGGTGTGCGAGGAGGTAAAAAAGGCCGGTAAACACTTGGAGCTGACAAAACTGATAGTGCCGGGGTTCGACAACTTCACGCCGGAGTACTTCGAACGCTTCGGCAGGTGGATAGCCGAAAACCTCGGTAAAGACACTCCGATTCACTACTCCCGCTTCTTCCCGGCCTACAAGCTCCTAAACACGCCCCCCACACCGGTAGAGGTGATAGACCTTGCCTACGACGTCACAAGAGAGTTCCTCTGGTACGTTTACGTCGGGAACGTTATAGAGCCCGAAAGGGAGTCTACCTACTGTCCGCAGTGTGGAGCGCTCCTTGTAAAGAGGGCGGGCTACTCGGTAGAGGTCCTATTTACCCCCGACGGCAGGTGTCCCGAGTGCGGCAGGCCGGTAGATTTTGTGTTTTAAAATGGTTTAAAACCCTATCGGGAGAGTGAGAAGATGAGGCTTTTCAGCCCGGCTTTCGGAAACGGTGAGTACATACCGATTAAATACACCTGCGACGGCGAAAACATCTCTCCGCCGCTGCTGTTCCTCGACCCCCCTTCGGAGGCGGAGAGCTTCGCCCTGCTGGTAGACGACCCCGACGCCCCCGGAGGGCTCTTTACCCACTGGATAGTCTACGACATACCGGCAGAATTTGAAGGCCTACCGGAAGACCTCCCTCCGGCCCCCGAGCTGGAGTACGGAATAAAACAGGGGGTAAACGACTTCGGCCGGATAGGCTACGGAGGTCCCTGCCCGCCGCCGGGTAGACCCCACAGGTACTTCTTCGTAGTTTTCGCCCTGTCGGTTCCGACCCTGGGGCTGCCTGCCGGAGCAGACAGGCAGGAGTTCTTAAGGGCCCTTGAGGGCAAAGTGATAGACCAGGACGAACTTGTAGGCCTATACGGCAGATGATAAATTCTCCCTGCCATGAAGAACTTCTTTATACCCATAGGCGGCGGAAACGAGATAGGGGCAAGCTGCTACTTTTACAGCGTAAACGGCGTTAACATAGTTGTAGATGCGGGCATCAGGTTCTCAAAGGAGAACCCCTACCCCGACTTCGACCTTTTGAAGGCCCTTGCCCCGAAGCTCGACGCAATAGTGGTAACCCACGCCCACGTAGACCACTGCGGAGCGGTTCACCTGCTCTCGGAGCTCTACCCGGACACCCCCATATACGCAACCTTTGAAACGGCCCAGCTCCTTTCGCTTATGGTCGAAGACGCAATAAAAGTAAGGTACATAGGCGGGGAATCCCAGGAAGAGTGGAGGGAGTACTCTCTCCTCGACAAGGCCCTCTCCAGGCTCGAGAGGCGGGAGTTTCACGACAAAATAACGGTTAAAGACGTAGAGATAGAGCTCTTCCCCGCAGGCCACATCCTCGGAGCGGCATCTGTGGTTATCCGCTACGGGGAAGGGGAGTCGGTTTACCACACCGGAGACATCTCCCTCTTCGAACAGAGAACGGTGGGAGCCGCAGAGCTCCCCGAGCCCAACCCTTCGCTCCTGGTCAGCGAGTCCACCTACCTCCACACCCCCAAGAGGAAGAGCCGCGAAGAGCAGGAAGAGGAGTTCTACACCGCAGTAAGGCGAACCGTAGAGGGCGGAGGGAAGGTTCTCATACCGGTGTTTGCCCTGGGTAGGGCCCAAGAGATACTGCTCCTGCTCACCGAGGGGATGAGA is a window of Thermovibrio ammonificans HB-1 DNA encoding:
- the mnmH gene encoding tRNA 2-selenouridine(34) synthase MnmH, which produces MELVKEITVEEALKRKVALVDVRTREEFEQFRIPGAYNVPLFTKEEKEKVSKVYYEKGEKAARLYALELVGPKLHRIVRSIKEIKEKEGATAVYCWRGGLRSLAVATICNLTGVFVFRLQGGYRAFRQYILRRIEEISKELNLVVVYGPTGVGKTRMLRELQAEGLPIIDLEGLAGHRGSVFGGIGLKQPTQKMFDALLWQELERLKNAPFVVVEGESKKIGNLHLPDPFWKAMERGHKLLITLPLQERVKISMEDYMVNRFQPEVYLKALKRIEKILGNEKYREIAKLIQERNYPEAVKELMVNYYDKLYSRSIPETDSVIEASNYEEAKERLKNYLLSLGKTQR
- a CDS encoding SPOR domain-containing protein, producing the protein MGENNPLFEIPAYLIVKGEKLKVKKWGVKGLLLEAPLEGEVEADLLVPFDNYYEVVIPDLKLRCTKTEEGTYCEFTDLDKEQDWIVKFIVREYLWRRIVAIPSEFMNYTQDEAVREELLAYTKGAQFKKKLKFLLIGLGVVAAAVILFFSPKVINGLMKSGNTLSVTYTDTGKKSREQSPSQTEEAPAERESAGKTAKTVPEPPRSSVKEEPVSKEETVRKGGSEGTERKVEAKEAVQEEPTPIILPPKYKLSQGEKVAAGRRPENASVQRKEASQAGLQGASLSTERDYYCVQVASGTNLRALERKAEKLQKAGLPYVRVEKIGHLYTLRVGFEEHFKDAERLKRRVNRVVRGGFVRDCAYRPQRWVFPKESR
- the amrS gene encoding AmmeMemoRadiSam system radical SAM enzyme; the encoded protein is MPTVEARYWEKLEGGKVKCTLCPRNCVIPEGGRGFCLVRRNAGGKLVTTVYGEITSANYDPVEKKPLYHFYPGAVIFSIGTNGCNLDCKSCQNWEISRQDTPHLRQVLPPNALPELASRYGSIGVAYTYNDPIIWFEFVKDAAEKVKEAGLKNVLVTNGNISIEALRELLPLIDAFNVDLKGMDREYYLKFSSFPNPNVWQVCEEVKKAGKHLELTKLIVPGFDNFTPEYFERFGRWIAENLGKDTPIHYSRFFPAYKLLNTPPTPVEVIDLAYDVTREFLWYVYVGNVIEPERESTYCPQCGALLVKRAGYSVEVLFTPDGRCPECGRPVDFVF
- a CDS encoding YbhB/YbcL family Raf kinase inhibitor-like protein; the encoded protein is MRLFSPAFGNGEYIPIKYTCDGENISPPLLFLDPPSEAESFALLVDDPDAPGGLFTHWIVYDIPAEFEGLPEDLPPAPELEYGIKQGVNDFGRIGYGGPCPPPGRPHRYFFVVFALSVPTLGLPAGADRQEFLRALEGKVIDQDELVGLYGR
- a CDS encoding MBL fold metallo-hydrolase, with the protein product MKNFFIPIGGGNEIGASCYFYSVNGVNIVVDAGIRFSKENPYPDFDLLKALAPKLDAIVVTHAHVDHCGAVHLLSELYPDTPIYATFETAQLLSLMVEDAIKVRYIGGESQEEWREYSLLDKALSRLERREFHDKITVKDVEIELFPAGHILGAASVVIRYGEGESVYHTGDISLFEQRTVGAAELPEPNPSLLVSESTYLHTPKRKSREEQEEEFYTAVRRTVEGGGKVLIPVFALGRAQEILLLLTEGMRSGRIPPVRVLVDGLAKEVSTIYGSFLGRSFFNYYVQPSPGYAGVPFKEACKQNLKSADCIVSTSGMLMEGTPSYVYASLLAQDPKSAILFSGYMVEESFGYRLLKDRELLRAFRCRLERHHFSAHSGQEELKRLTEELSPKKLAFVHGFPLHTGQSEFAFNREVVKF